DNA from Spartobacteria bacterium:
TTCCGCGTCCTCAAGTTCCATGAATTTTGAAGGCATATTCACGCTCTCCCGCTTCGTAATCCATCCAAATAATCCGCCCACGCCTGCATCATCCGCCGCCGCTCTTCCATGAACGCCGCCTTGTTGTAGGCGGCCCGAACCTTGTTCTGCTCCGTGTGGGCAAGTTGCCTTTCTATGGCATCCGAGGACCAGCCCTGCTCATTTAAAAGGGTGCTGGCCATGTGCCTGAAGCCATGGGGAACAATGTCCTCATTGGAATAGCCCAAACGACGCAGGGCGCTTCGGACCGTGTTTTCACTCATGGGTCCGCCGGAATTGCCCCGCGCCGGAAACACGTATCGGCCGCGCCCGGAAAGGGCGTGCGTTTCCTCCAGGATCCGGACGGCCTGC
Protein-coding regions in this window:
- a CDS encoding integrase, with the translated sequence QAVRILEETHALSGRGRYVFPARGNSGGPMSENTVRSALRRLGYSNEDIVPHGFRHMASTLLNEQGWSSDAIERQLAHTEQNKVRAAYNKAAFMEERRRMMQAWADYLDGLRSGRA